The DNA window CGCACGTGAAGAAAGGTTAAATCGCTTGGAAATCGTTGCAGGTCTAACTCTTAAAAGCCTGACGCCTCGCATTTGGGATGCTCAGTCAGAATACCATTTGCCTGCGCTCAAAGCTGTCATGCTTTCTTATGCGGATTTCCATCGCATGCCGCGCCAACGGCAATTAGCGATGGAGCAAGGATTGCACAAGCACTTTGGCATACCGCGAAAGATCAAAATCTATTTGGATAACGGCGCTTTCTATTTCATCTCGCGCGATGGCGAAACGCCCAGAAAAGAGTACGAAGAATTTGTCGCCCAGGCCAAACCCGACTGGTGGCCGATTCCGCAAGATTTCATCCCAACCCCTCAAATGTCTCAGTATTTGCGGCGGAAATGTTATGAACGCACGATGCAGGTGAATTGTGATTACCAACACGATGGCTTTGTGCCGGTCGTGCATGTCGGTCAATATCTGGAAAAGTATTTTCAGGACATACAAACCAATGAGCGGTTGTTAGCCAAGCCGACGATTGCGCTCGGCGGCATCGTACCGAACCTGTTGCGTTCGCCCAAAGCACTGCCTTACGCCAAAATCATCAATAACATTCGACGGATTCGTGAGGTGTTCAGCAACAAACAGATTCACGTCTTTGGTATTGGAGGCACAGCGACGCTTCACATAGCGGCTTTGCTAAGAATGGACTCCGTTGATTCAAGCGGATGGCGGAACCGTGCCGCACGCGGCATCGTGCAGCTTCCCGGCAGCGGTGATCGGATGGTGGCCGATTTAGGAAGTTGGCGTGGTCGAAAACCTAGCAAAGAGGAATGGGAAACTCTTGCAGCCTGCCCGTGTCCGGCTTGCAAGGCGTATGGGATAGAAGGATTGAAAGCCAAATTAGTTCATGGGTTTTGCAACCGAGCAGCCCATAATTTGTGGATATTACTCGAGGAAAAGCGCCTTATTGAGAAGCATCTCGCCAATGGAAAATACGAGAAGTGGTACAAACACCACTTAGACAATACGATATACCTTCCTCTCATTGAACAAACTCTATCAATGAATAGTGCTTGAGAAACTGCTTTTACTTCACACCATGCAAGGTGTTGCCCCTCTCTTATGGTTGTTGCTTGCGCAGCCTGTCTCTTTCAAGCATTTCGTCGTAAAGTTTCTGTGAGATGTGGAAGCTGGTTTTAGGCAACTGCGCCATCACGGCGGGCAAATCAATCAGGTTGCGGCGGGCGGCCAATTCCAGAATGGCGAGTGTGGGAATAATCGTCAACCCAGCGCGTTGGGCTTCGCGGCGGGCGTCTTTATCGTCAACCAGGATTCCGTCGGCGACGAGTTCAATCGCCAAGGCAATTGCTTCGCGTTCACCCGCGTGAATCTCAATGACGGGAACGTAGCTGCTCGCATCTACGGCGCAAATTTCCAGCCAAGCGGGACGGGCTTGCATCCAGTCTTTAACCTTTTGCGGTGTATTCGTGCCTTGCAATTCGTGAGAGATTTCCGGGGGAATGATGACCTGACTGAAGAGGGTTTCGAGCAAATGGACAGCTTCAAGCTCGATCAAATAACGCAGCGGCGTTGTATCTGAAACGACGATCATCTGGAAAAATTATTGTTGTTGCTGTTGCAGCAAGGCCTCCAATGCGTCGGTATCACGCTCCAGTTCTTCCATCGTGTAGCCATCCTTGACGTCGTTGTCTTTGAAAAACTGATAGAGCGTTTCGCGGTCGGGCAAGTTCAAGGCTTCCATCACCTGCTTGCCGGTGATGCGATTTAACTCATACGCCTTGATCGTCGCCAATTCGAGCAACCGGCGAGAAAGCGAAACATTGCCGCCGCTCTGAATGGCAACGGCGAT is part of the Acidobacteriota bacterium genome and encodes:
- a CDS encoding DUF3368 domain-containing protein — encoded protein: MIVVSDTTPLRYLIELEAVHLLETLFSQVIIPPEISHELQGTNTPQKVKDWMQARPAWLEICAVDASSYVPVIEIHAGEREAIALAIELVADGILVDDKDARREAQRAGLTIIPTLAILELAARRNLIDLPAVMAQLPKTSFHISQKLYDEMLERDRLRKQQP
- a CDS encoding UPF0175 family protein, whose amino-acid sequence is MERAVLTIPENIAVAIQSGGNVSLSRRLLELATIKAYELNRITGKQVMEALNLPDRETLYQFFKDNDVKDGYTMEELERDTDALEALLQQQQQ